In the Candidatus Poribacteria bacterium genome, one interval contains:
- the thrC gene encoding threonine synthase: protein MEKVLGLKCRECGEQYPKEPLHVCEFCFGPLEVDYDYEVIQKSISRRSIESGPESMWRYADLLPIDGEPTDGEHTGFTPLVRAKNLADVLGVKEIYIKDDTVCHPTFSFKDRVVAVALSKAKEFDFDTVSCASTGNLANAVAAHAAIAKLNCFLFIPADLEVGKVVASLVYGPTVVGITGTYDDVNRLCSEIGGVYPWAFVNINIRPFYAEGSKTLCFELLEQLGWKAPAHIVAPAAGGSLITKIGKALKEFHTLDLIDTPNTKIHVAQAEGCGPIVNTYKENGDFVKPVRPNTIAKSLAIGNPADGIYAVDTVRNSGGVGEHATDGEIVEAIKLLASTEGIFTETAGGVTLAAAQKLIESGDIGRDESIVLAITGNGLKTVEALQDKTDKPYTIPPQLNAFRKLMTEIG from the coding sequence ATGGAAAAAGTATTAGGGCTCAAATGCCGCGAATGTGGTGAGCAATATCCCAAAGAGCCGCTTCACGTTTGCGAATTCTGTTTTGGGCCTCTGGAAGTAGACTATGACTATGAAGTGATACAAAAATCTATCTCAAGGCGTTCAATAGAGAGCGGTCCCGAAAGTATGTGGCGATATGCAGATCTGCTGCCGATAGACGGTGAACCGACGGATGGTGAGCACACTGGGTTCACACCCCTCGTTCGCGCCAAAAATCTCGCAGACGTGCTCGGGGTCAAGGAGATCTATATCAAAGACGACACCGTCTGCCATCCGACGTTTTCCTTCAAAGATCGGGTTGTCGCAGTCGCTTTGAGCAAAGCGAAAGAATTCGACTTTGATACTGTCTCTTGTGCATCTACTGGCAATCTCGCCAACGCTGTTGCCGCACACGCCGCCATCGCGAAACTGAACTGCTTTCTCTTTATCCCAGCGGATCTTGAGGTCGGCAAAGTCGTTGCATCCCTCGTTTACGGTCCCACAGTCGTAGGCATCACTGGCACTTACGACGATGTCAACCGGCTTTGTAGTGAAATTGGTGGGGTTTATCCGTGGGCATTTGTGAACATCAACATCCGACCTTTCTATGCTGAAGGCTCGAAAACCCTCTGCTTTGAACTGCTCGAACAACTCGGTTGGAAGGCACCCGCACATATCGTCGCACCTGCCGCCGGTGGTTCTCTCATCACAAAGATTGGCAAGGCATTAAAAGAATTCCACACTTTGGATTTAATAGACACACCGAACACTAAAATCCACGTCGCCCAAGCGGAAGGTTGTGGTCCCATTGTCAACACATACAAAGAAAACGGCGACTTTGTAAAGCCTGTCAGACCGAACACAATCGCTAAATCCCTTGCTATTGGAAATCCGGCAGATGGTATCTATGCTGTTGATACAGTCCGAAACTCCGGTGGCGTCGGCGAACACGCCACTGATGGTGAGATCGTGGAGGCGATAAAACTGCTCGCTTCTACAGAAGGTATCTTCACCGAAACTGCTGGCGGTGTTACGCTCGCCGCTGCACAAAAATTGATAGAGAGCGGCGACATTGGGCGGGATGAGTCGATAGTTCTCGCTATCACCGGTAACGGA